The Bdellovibrio sp. ZAP7 DNA segment TGGCGAAATTATTTATTCAGGACTTGCCGACGGAACAAGAGTTAAAAGCTTCTTGCGGAGATCTGCACACGGAAGAGGTGGATGCAGGAATTCTTCACTCGAACCTTCTTTTCATGAAGGTGGCAAATGAGTTGGACAATCACCTTGAAGGTGTACTATCCAAATACAGTCTTTCCAGCGGACGATTCACACTTCTTTACATGCTAAGAAACGCACCAGAGGGACTAAGCCCTTCTGCACTCGCTTCTAAAGCAGGAGTGACGCAAGCAACGATTTCGGGCTTGTTGAACAATATGGAGAAGAATGAATTGATCGTGCGCGAAACACATGTAAAGGACGGTCGTTCTTTTGTGATCAAATTGACACCAAAAGGCGACAGCACTTTGAAAGAGATTTTCCCACAGTGGTATCCACGCTTGAAAGAGTTTTGGGCGCAACAGTTCTCCCAAGAACAATTAGTTGCCTTCAAAGCGACTCTCGAAGAAATGATCAAAAAAACCGAAGTCCTCGGGACTGAAGGTTAGTCCTAGCTAACAAGGCCCTGATAGGAAACACGGGGCCTTGTTGCAATCTAACAAAATCCCAATAGCCTGACGCTTTTCCCATAGAATAAAGGTGAGACCTTTAATCTTGATCGGGAGGTGTGTTATGGCGTCGATTCCAATGCAAGACAGCGACATGGCGAAATGTATTAAAGCGTGCATGAATTGTACAAAGGCATGTATGGAAGCTCTTCACTATCTGCTGCAGCAAGGTGTGTCTGGAAAGCAAATAGCGATGTTGCAAATGTGTACAGAGGCCTGTCAGCTTTCTTCAAAAATGATGTTGGCGGATTTAGAGTTTCATCATCAAGCATGTGAACTTTCTTTTGAACTTTCGACAGCGTGTGCGGCGATCTGCGCCTCCTATGATGACGAACTCATGGCTCGATGTGCGGAAACTTGTCGTTACTGTTCGGAAACTTGCCGAGGAATGGCAGGCATGACGGTGCAAATGAAAGGAACCGCGAAAGATCTTCGCAGCCCCCTTCCTTCGACTCGTTTATAATTCCTCAATGTCGTCAATAATGCCTGCTCTCATCAATGTGCTGAATAATTTGGTGTTGTCAGCAGGCGAGATGACTTCCGAGAAGCCCG contains these protein-coding regions:
- a CDS encoding MarR family winged helix-turn-helix transcriptional regulator; translated protein: MAKLFIQDLPTEQELKASCGDLHTEEVDAGILHSNLLFMKVANELDNHLEGVLSKYSLSSGRFTLLYMLRNAPEGLSPSALASKAGVTQATISGLLNNMEKNELIVRETHVKDGRSFVIKLTPKGDSTLKEIFPQWYPRLKEFWAQQFSQEQLVAFKATLEEMIKKTEVLGTEG
- a CDS encoding four-helix bundle copper-binding protein is translated as MASIPMQDSDMAKCIKACMNCTKACMEALHYLLQQGVSGKQIAMLQMCTEACQLSSKMMLADLEFHHQACELSFELSTACAAICASYDDELMARCAETCRYCSETCRGMAGMTVQMKGTAKDLRSPLPSTRL